From Apteryx mantelli isolate bAptMan1 chromosome 30, bAptMan1.hap1, whole genome shotgun sequence, the proteins below share one genomic window:
- the YJEFN3 gene encoding yjeF N-terminal domain-containing protein 3: MSSASGPGREPLRYLSKAEAEAIEKELLEDYRFGRQQLIEIRGHACAVAVSKAFPLPSLPRKQPTVLVVCGAAQIGAVGLVCARHLRTFGYEPTIFYPKRSLEPLYRDFTTQCEKMDIPFLSYLPTEVQLINAAYNAVVDAVLGADAEPAEPYAAILATLAHVRIPIVSLDVPSGWDAEAGGSGGISPDVLVSLTAPKRCARRFRGRQHFVAGRFVPYDVQKKFELNAPEYPGTECVVALGGPRRQ, encoded by the exons CAAAGCGGAGGCAGAGGCCATCgagaaggagctgctggaggattACCGGTTCGGGCGGCAGCAGCTGATCGAGATCCGCGGGCACGCCTGCGCCGTGGCCGTCAGCAAG GCCTTCCCGCTGCCGTCGCTCCCGCGGAAGCAGCCCacggtgctggtggtgtgcggCGCGGCGCAGATCGGGGCCGTCGGGCTGGTGTGCGCCCGGCACCTGCGCACCTTC GGGTACGAGCCGACCATCTTCTACCCCAAACGCTCCCTGGAGCCCCTGTACCGGGACTTCACGACGCAGTGCGAGAAGATGGACATCCCCTTCCTCTCCTACCTGCCCACCGAG GTGCAGCTCATCAACGCCGCCTACAACGCCGTCGTCGACGCCGTGCTGGGGGCCGACGCGGAGCCGGCGGAGCCCTACGCCGCCATCCTCGCCACCCTGGCGCACGTCCGCATCCCCATCGTCAGCCTGGACGTGCCCTCAG GCTGGGATGCggaggccggcggcagcggcgggatCAGCCCCGACGTGCTGGTGTCGCTGACGGCGCCCAAGCGCTGCGCTCGCCGCTTCCGGGGCCGGCAGCACTTCGTGGCCGGCCGCTTCGTGCCCTACGACGTGCAGAAGAAGTTCGAGCTCAACGCGCCCGAGTACCCTGGCACCGAGTGCGTGgtggccctgggggggccccgccgGCAATAA
- the CILP2 gene encoding cartilage intermediate layer protein 2 produces the protein MLPRTLALLALAAFHGAAARDSLENDSEPAKSGALDKPWKAAPDVADLDLATAGGGAEWTSWFNIDHPGGDGDYESLEAIRFYYRGRVCQRPVAIQARTTEWELPEEVGEIVHFSPKKGFRCVNKEQPQGKTCSNYHIRFLCPLEHIYWSHWSSWSPCSRSACGRSGTQTRRRRCVSAHLAAALKELKCKGKAVERRECSAGPCPEAAWAEWGAWGPCSRSCGRAAKRLRRRSCKNAKTSPCVGRAAEVQKCPPSPCPACPEHTLQGTVVSATGAALPGARVFLEGRPPALLARSDARGRFRVAGLCPGAAANVSAHLEKFAPALAPVVSNGSGLSVVRLVLQRLEKPYMVTHPEAKVRLAGQRATFCCKASGTPVPTKYYWYHNGTLLDRKVYKYGSRLALRGLTPAQAGTYHCKASTEAGAIQSAPARLTVLAPGQQSCKSKPEPNLIKLPSECRRDAVGSQYYDVGRCPPTRCAGSPADEAQCGEGARRCCGVRRMEAREIQCSGYLLPIKVVAKCGCGPCTQPRILVRGRVTAADTGEPLRFGQIFLGKKKIGFTGYKGSFTIEVPPDTQRLVARFVDRQQRFVDAVKVLPFNSRGGAVYQDIKMMRKKEPVDLDASQTNTIPLGEVRGQEPVGELVIPAGTFLRSSGEVFKGTVKASVTFLDPRDIATAGAASSDLSFANAEGEIVPLRTYGMFAVDFREGESNEALQTGPVEVRMDAGQIRMPEHLQKMKLWSLNPETGLWEEEGVFRQAKEKRGKREDRTFLIGNMEIRERRLFNLDVPENRRCFVKVRAYSNEKFNPHEQLEGVVISLINLEPQPGYPTNPRAWGRFDSIVTGPNGACLPAFCDGERPDAYSAYLTATLGGEELEAVASSPVLNPNAVGVSRPYLNKLGYRRLDHDDPDFKKTAFQINVAKPDPNNIDETNGPIYPYRSLKECEEAPASANHFRFYRVEVDKYEYNVVPFKESDLTSWTGDYLSWWPNPQEFRACFIKVQIEGPQEYMVRSRNVGGSHPLTRGQLYGLRDTRSVRDLLLESSSGACVEFKCSGMLFDQSLVDRTLVSIIPQGSCRRTAVNSLLREYLLRHPPVAENNNTAAFTMLAPVDPLGHNYGIYTVTDQNPRLAKEIAIGRCFDGTSDGFSREMKSGVGTAVTFTCQERPVTQESFFQRLLTAPAEALDEIRREMGANEQRRAPPEVTDFSSGWRAPAQRSPGGRRRMREQL, from the exons ATGCTCCCGCGGACGCTGGCCCTGCTGGCGCTCGCCGCCTTCCACGGTGCCGCCGCGCGAG ACTCCCTGGAGAATGACTCGGAGCCGGCCAAGAGCGGCGCCCTGGACAAGCCCTGGAAAGCGGCCCCCGACGTAGCCGACCTCGACCTGGCCACGGCAG GTGGAGGTGCCGAGTGGACGTCCTGGTTCAACATCGACCACCCCGGCGGGGACGGGGACTACGAGAGCCTGGAGGCCATCCGCTTCTACTACCGCGGGCGCGTGTGCCAGCGGCCCGTGGCCATCCAGGCCCGCACCACCGAGTGGGAGCTGCCGGAGGAGGTGGGCGAGATCGTGCACTTCAGCCCCAAAAAGGGCTTCCGCTGCGTCAACAAGGAGCAGCCGCAGGGCAAGACCTGCTCCAACTACCACATCCGCTTCCTCTGCCCCCTGG agCACATCTACTGGTCGCACTGGTCCTCCTGGAGCCCCTGCTCGCGGAGCGCCTGCGGCCGCAGCGGCACCCAGacccgccggcgccgctgcgTCAGCGCGCACCTCGCCGCCGCGCTCAAGGAGCTCAAGTGCAAGGGCAAAGCCGTGGAGCGGCGGGAATGCAGCGCCGGCCCCTGCCCAG AGGCCGCGTGGGCCGAGTGGGGCGCCTGGGgtccctgctcccgcagctgcggccgcgccgccaaGCGCCTCCGCCGCCGCAGCTGCAAGAACGCCAAGACGTCGCCCTGCGTGGGCCGCGCCGCCGAGGTGCAGAAGTGTCCCCCCTCGCCCTGCCCAG cctgcccGGAGCACACGCTGCAGGGCACCGTGGTCTCCGCCACCGGAGCGGCGCTGCCCGGAGCCCGGGTCTTCCTCGAgggccgcccgccggcgctgctGGCCCGGAGCGACGCGCGGGGCCGCTTCCGCGTGGCCGGGCTGTGCCCCGGTGCCGCGGCCAACGTCAGCGCCCACCTGGAGAAGTTCGCCCCGGCGCTGGCGCCCGTCGTCTCCAACGGCTCCGGGCTGTCGGTGGTGCGCCTGGTGCTGCAGCGGCTGG AGAAGCCCTACATGGTGACGCACCCCGAGGCGAAGGTCCGCCTGGCCGGGCAGCGGGCAACCTTCTGCTGCAAAGCCTCCGGCACCCCCGTGCCCACCAAGTACTACTG GTACCACAACGGGACGCTGCTGGACAGGAAGGTCTACAAATACGGCAGCCGCCTGGCGCTGCGGGGACTGACGCCGGCGCAGGCCGGCACCTACCACTGCAAGGCCAGCACCGAGGCGGGCGCCATCCAATCCGCCCCGGCGCGCCTCACCGTGCTgg ccccggggcagcagAGCTGCAAGTCCAAGCCTGAGCCGAACCTCATCAAGCTGCCCAGCGAGTGCCGCCGGGACGCGGTGGGCTCCCAGTACTACGACGTGGGCCGCTGCCCCCCGACGCGGTGCGCCGGCAGCCCGGCCGACGAGGCGCAGTGCGGGGAGGGCGCCCGGCGCTGCTGCGGGGTCCGGCGCATGGAGGCGCGGGAGATCCAGTGCTCCGGCTACCTCCTGCCCATCAAGGTGGTGGCCAAGTGCGGCTGCGGGCCCTGCACCCAGCCCCGCATCCTGGTGCGAGGACGCGTGACGGCAGCCGACACCGGGGAGCCCCTGCGCTTCGGCCAGATCTTCCTGGGCAAGAAGAAGATCGGCTTCACCGGCTACAAGGGCTCCTTCACCATCGAGGTGCCGCCGGACACCCAGCGGTTGGTGGCCCGTTTCGTGGACCGGCAGCAGAGGTTCGTGGACGCCGTCAAAGTCCTGCCCTTCAACAGCCGGGGCGGTGCCGTCTACCAGGACATCAAGATGATGAGGAAGAAGGAGCCGGTGGACTTGGATGCCAGTCAGACCAACACCATCCCTCTGGGGGAGGTGAGAGGCCAGGAGCCCGTTGGAGAACTCGTCATTCCCGCCGGCACTTTCCTCCGCTCCTCCGGGGAGGTCTTCAAGGGCACTGTCAAAGCCAGTGTCACCTTCCTGGACCCAAGGGACATTGCAACAGCTGGCGCTGCCTCCAGTGACCTCAGTTTCGCCAACGCGGAGGGGGAAATTGTCCCCCTGCGGACCTACGGCATGTTTGCAGTGGACTTTCGGGAAGGGGAGTCCAACGAGGCGCTGCAGACGGGGCCGGTGGAGGTGCGGATGGATGCAGGGCAGATCAGGATGCCGGAGCACTTGCAGAAGATGAAGCTGTGGTCCTTGAACCCTGAGACCGGCTTATGGGAGGAGGAAGGCGTCTTCCGCCAGGCCaaggagaagaggggaaagagggaggacaGGACCTTCCTCATCGGGAACATGGAGATCCGGGAGAGGCGTCTCTTCAACCTGGACGTGCCGGAGAACCGCCGCTGCTTCGTCAAGGTCAGGGCTTACAGCAACGAGAAGTTCAACCCCCACGAGCAGCTGGAAGGGGTGGTCATCAGCCTCATCAACCTGGAGCCCCAGCCCGGCTACCCCACCAACCCCCGGGCCTGGGGCCGCTTCGACAGCATCGTCACGGGGCCCAACGGCGCCTGCCTGCCCGCCTTCTGCGACGGCGAGCGCCCCGACGCCTACTCGGCGTATCTCACCGCCACGCTGGGCGGAGAGGAGCTGGAGGCCGTGGCCTCCAGCCCCGTGCTCAACCCCAATGCCGTGGGGGTGTCCCGGCCCTACTTGAACAAGCTGGGCTACCGCCGGCTGGACCATGACGACCCTGACTTCAAGAAGACGGCCTTCCAGATCAACGTGGCCAAGCCCGACCCCAACAACATCGACGAGACCAATGGGCCCATCTACCCCTACCGCAGCCTCAAGGAGTGCGAGGAGGCGCCGGCCAGCGCCAACCACTTCCGCTTCTACCGCGTGGAGGTGGACAAGTACGAGTACAACGTGGTGCCCTTCAAGGAGAGTGACCTGACGTCCTGGACGGGTGACTACCTGTCGTGGTGGCCCAACCCGCAGGAGTTCAGGGCGTGCTTCATCAAGGTGCAGATCGAGGGGCCGCAGGAGTACATGGTGCGGTCCCGCAACGTGGGCGGCAGCCACCCGCTCACCCGCGGGCAGCTCTACGGCTTGCGCGACACCCGCAGCGTGCGGGAcctgctgctggagagcagctcggGCGCCTGCGTGGAGTTCAAGTGCAGCGGGATGCTCTTCGACCAGAGCCTCGTGGACCGCACCTTGGTCTCCATCATCCCCCAGGGCAGCTGCCGCCGCACGGCCGTCAACAGCCTCCTCCGCGAGTACCTGCTCCGTCACCCGCCGGTGGCGGAGAACAACAACACGGCCGCCTTCACCATGCTGGCGCCCGTCGACCCGCTGGGGCACAACTACGGCATCTACACGGTCACGGACCAGAACCCGCGGCTGGCCAAGGAGATCGCCATCGGCCGCTGCTTCGACGGCACCTCGGACGGCTTCTCGCGGGAGATGAAGTCCGGCGTGGGCACGGCCGTGACCTTCACGTGCCAGGAGCGGCCGGTGACGCAGGAGAGCTTCTTCCAGCGCCTGCTGACGGCGCCGGCCGAGGCGCTGGACGAGATCCGGCGCGAGATGGGCGCCAACGAGCAGCGCCGGGCCCCCCCCGAGGTGACGGACTTCTCCTCCGGCTGGCGAGCGCCGGCCCAGcggagccccggcggccggcggagGATGCGGGAGCAGCTCtga